The following proteins are co-located in the Toxotes jaculatrix isolate fToxJac2 chromosome 9, fToxJac2.pri, whole genome shotgun sequence genome:
- the usf1 gene encoding upstream stimulatory factor 1 isoform X2 translates to MKSQQKSPEPDGSVTVNEEGSVATAEDPAAIATIQSAATFTDQPIKYLFKTEGAGGQVTYRVIQVSDGQLEAQTDGAAAVSLVAGFPATSQTVTQSEGLEGDGSTETQYTYYPATIADATTGTMVTTVQASDTLLGQTTPTGQLYVMMSPQEVLTGSNQRTIAPRTQPYIAKQEAPRASRDEKRRAQHNEVERRRRDKINNWIVQLSKAIPDCNVDYTKTGQSKGGILSKACEYIKELRQSNLKLGEDIGTLDRLRIDNQLLRQEVEDWKSKNQILRNLLRQHGIVGSSSTDPQ, encoded by the exons ATGAAGAG CCAACAGAAAAGCCCCGAGCCTGATGGGAGTGTTACCGTCAACGAGGAAg GGTCCGTAGccactgcagaggatccagcaGCTATCGCCACCATTCAGTCTGCAGCCACCTTCACTGACCAACCCATCAAATATCTCTTCAAGACAGAAGGAGCAGGCGGGCAG gtgACCTATAGAGTGATCCAGGTGTCAGATGGCCAGCTGGAGGCTCAGAcagatggagctgcagcagtcagcCTGGTCGCTGGTTTCCCTGCAACCAGTCAGACTGTGACACAG TCGGAGGGGTTGGAGGGAGACGGCAGCACTGAGACGCAGTACACATACTACCCCGCCACCATCGCAGATGCCACAACTGGCACCATGGTGACCACAGTTCAGGCTTCTGACACACTGCTGGGCCAGACTACACCCACAG GGCAGCTCTACGTGATGATGTCACCCCAGGAAGTTTTGACGGGATCCAATCAAAGGACAATCGCACCTCGTACTCAGCCATACATAGC AAAGCAGGAGGCTCCTCGGGCTTCCAGAGATGAGAAACGACGAGCCCAGCACAACGAAG TTGAGCGCCGGCGGAGGGACAAGATCAATAACTGGATTGTTCAGCTGTCAAAGGCCATCCCAGACTGTAACGTTGACTATACCAAGACAGGACAG agTAAAGGGGGAATCTTGTCCAAAGCCTGTGAGTACATCAAGGAACTCAGACAGAGTAACCTGAAGCTGGGGGAAGACATCGGCACTCTTGATCGTCTCAGGATTGACAACCAGCTGCTCAGACAAGAG GTGGAAGACTGGAAGTCCAAGAATCAGATCCTGAGGAACCTGCTGCGACAGCATGGTATTGTAGGATCATCCAGCACAGACCCCCAGTGA
- the LOC121186759 gene encoding glucuronokinase with putative uridyl pyrophosphorylase isoform X1 has product MICILLVAGHGTVLETQIKNDDTGLYSHLTGVPKALLPGIGGKKILDFWWETVNMRQLFTEVYLVTNADKYKHYERWATANDFPVENVVNDGSTTLEDRLGAVADLELAIRSRKLQDDIMVIAGDMLCADQNFDIAQVIRFFRSKPGELIIYYELEEGEKSSSRGIVEVCPDTHRITRFLEKPQDGLTASRLASVVFYCIQRDTLSYLSDFLSLQPQATDRTFGRFWEWLINEKQLDVFGMKLPTGFQLIGQVGLSDYTKWLTHYSTKQHDKPAKPITCRSYARVGLMGNPSDGFNGKTIAMTISNFWAEVTLVESQTLVLVPHPLNDPTEFGSLQDLFCISRKEGYLGGLRLLQATCKKFYQFCSKQGIALTKQNFTLKYDTNIPRQVGLAGSSAIVSATLKCLMKFYNITDNDLPKPVRANFILNVETDELFITAGLQDRVVQVYEGLVYMDFSKKLMEEQGYGNYVSMDMSKLPLFWLAYLSDPSDSGRIHSNIRQRWLSGEPLVVEAMKTFAELTDQARTALQDRDWSHLAQLMDQNFELRRSVYTDECLGPGNLMMVQLARQFGSAVKLPGSGGAVVGLCLDQARLVEMRQAFQEAGCVFCVIAPYNPSAGAVGGQH; this is encoded by the exons ATGATCTGTATACTGCTGGTAGCCGGTCACGGCACCGTCTTAGAGACACAAATAAAG aACGATGACACAGGCTTGTACAGCCACCTGACTGGGGTACCAAAGGCCTTGCTTCCTGGTATTGGAGGAAAGAAGATCCTTGACTTTTGGTGGGAAACTGTCAACAT GCGACAGCTGTTCACAGAAGTGTATCTGGTCACTAATGCAGACAA GTATAAGCACTATGAGCGCTGGGCCACAGCTAATGACTTCCCAGTGGAAAATGTGGTAAATGATGGCAGCACTACGTTGGAGGACCGACTTGGGGCCGTGGCTGACCTGGAGCTGGCCATACGCAGTCGCAAGCTTCAGGACGACATCATGGTG ATTGCAGGAGACATGCTGTGTGCAGACCAGAACTTTGATATTGCTCAAGTCATTCGCTTCTTCAGGTCAAAG cctggagagcTGATCATTTACTACGAGctggaagaaggagagaaaagcagctcCAGGGGCATCGTGGAGGTTTGCCCTGACACCCACAG GATAACACGCTTCTTGGAGAAACCCCAGGATGGGCTGACAGCATCCCGTCTGGCCAGCGTGGTGTTTTACTGCATTCAGAGAGATACGCTGTCCTACCTGTCTGACTTCCTCAGCCTGCAACCTCAAGCCACAGACAGGACCTTCGGACGATTCTGG GAGTGgctcatcaatgagaagcagcTTGATGTGTTTGGGATGAAGCTTCCTACTGGCTTCCAGCTTATTGGACAAGTG GGCCTGTCAGACTACACCAAGTGGCTCACCCACTACTCTACCAAGCAACACGACAAGCCCGCTAAACCGATCACATGCAGGTCGTATGCCAG GGTTGGGTTAATGGGGAATCCCTCAGATGGCTTCAATGGGAAAACCATCGCCATGACCATCTCTAACTTCTGGGCCGAGGTCACTCTAGTGGAGAGCCAGACTTtg GTCTTGGTCCCTCATCCACTCAATGATCCCACTGAGTTTGGAAGCTTGCAAGATCTGTTCTGTATCAGCAGGAAGGAAGG GTACCTCGGAGGCCTCCGGCTGCTGCAGGCTACCTGTAAGAAGTTCTACCAGTTCTGCTCCAAACAAGG TATCGCTTTGACAAAGCAGAACTTCACGCTGAAGTACGACACCAACATTCCTCGGCAGGTG ggCCTTGCTGGAAGCAG TGCCATTGTCTCAGCCACCCTGAAGTGTCTCATGAAATTCTACAACATCACAGACAAT GATCTCCCAAAACCAGTCCGAGCCAACTTCATCCTCAACGTGGAAACTGATGAACTTTTCATCACTGCTGGTTTGCAGGACAGAGTTGTTCAG GTCTATGAAGGTTTAGTCTACATGGATTTCAGCAAGAAGCTCATGGAGGAGCAGGGCTACG GGAATTATGTTTCCATGGACATGAGTAAGCTCCCATTGTTCTGGCTGGCCTACCTGAGTGACCCCAGTGACTCTGGACGCATCCACAGCAACATCCGACAGCGCTGGCTCAGCG GGGAACCTTTGGTCGTTGAGGCCATGAAGACTTTTGCTGAGCTGACTGATCAAGCGAG gACAGCTCTGCAGGACAGGGACTGGAGCCACCTGGCACAACTGATGGACCAGAACTTTGAGCTGAGGAG GTCTGTCTACACTGATGAGTGTCTGGGTCCGGGGAATCTCATGATGGTTCAGCTGGCGAGGCAG TTTGGCTCAGCAGTAAAGTTACCAGGTAGTGGGGGGGCTGTGGTGGGTCTCTGCCTGGACCAGGCGAGACTG GTGGAGATGAGGCAAGCTTTCCAGGAGGCAGGCTGTGTCTTCTGTGTCATCGCACCATACAACCCATCTGCTGGCGCTGTCGGTGGCCAACACTAA
- the LOC121186759 gene encoding glucuronokinase with putative uridyl pyrophosphorylase isoform X2 yields the protein MVIAGDMLCADQNFDIAQVIRFFRSKPGELIIYYELEEGEKSSSRGIVEVCPDTHRITRFLEKPQDGLTASRLASVVFYCIQRDTLSYLSDFLSLQPQATDRTFGRFWEWLINEKQLDVFGMKLPTGFQLIGQVGLSDYTKWLTHYSTKQHDKPAKPITCRSYARVGLMGNPSDGFNGKTIAMTISNFWAEVTLVESQTLVLVPHPLNDPTEFGSLQDLFCISRKEGYLGGLRLLQATCKKFYQFCSKQGIALTKQNFTLKYDTNIPRQVGLAGSSAIVSATLKCLMKFYNITDNDLPKPVRANFILNVETDELFITAGLQDRVVQVYEGLVYMDFSKKLMEEQGYGNYVSMDMSKLPLFWLAYLSDPSDSGRIHSNIRQRWLSGEPLVVEAMKTFAELTDQARTALQDRDWSHLAQLMDQNFELRRSVYTDECLGPGNLMMVQLARQFGSAVKLPGSGGAVVGLCLDQARLVEMRQAFQEAGCVFCVIAPYNPSAGAVGGQH from the exons ATGGTG ATTGCAGGAGACATGCTGTGTGCAGACCAGAACTTTGATATTGCTCAAGTCATTCGCTTCTTCAGGTCAAAG cctggagagcTGATCATTTACTACGAGctggaagaaggagagaaaagcagctcCAGGGGCATCGTGGAGGTTTGCCCTGACACCCACAG GATAACACGCTTCTTGGAGAAACCCCAGGATGGGCTGACAGCATCCCGTCTGGCCAGCGTGGTGTTTTACTGCATTCAGAGAGATACGCTGTCCTACCTGTCTGACTTCCTCAGCCTGCAACCTCAAGCCACAGACAGGACCTTCGGACGATTCTGG GAGTGgctcatcaatgagaagcagcTTGATGTGTTTGGGATGAAGCTTCCTACTGGCTTCCAGCTTATTGGACAAGTG GGCCTGTCAGACTACACCAAGTGGCTCACCCACTACTCTACCAAGCAACACGACAAGCCCGCTAAACCGATCACATGCAGGTCGTATGCCAG GGTTGGGTTAATGGGGAATCCCTCAGATGGCTTCAATGGGAAAACCATCGCCATGACCATCTCTAACTTCTGGGCCGAGGTCACTCTAGTGGAGAGCCAGACTTtg GTCTTGGTCCCTCATCCACTCAATGATCCCACTGAGTTTGGAAGCTTGCAAGATCTGTTCTGTATCAGCAGGAAGGAAGG GTACCTCGGAGGCCTCCGGCTGCTGCAGGCTACCTGTAAGAAGTTCTACCAGTTCTGCTCCAAACAAGG TATCGCTTTGACAAAGCAGAACTTCACGCTGAAGTACGACACCAACATTCCTCGGCAGGTG ggCCTTGCTGGAAGCAG TGCCATTGTCTCAGCCACCCTGAAGTGTCTCATGAAATTCTACAACATCACAGACAAT GATCTCCCAAAACCAGTCCGAGCCAACTTCATCCTCAACGTGGAAACTGATGAACTTTTCATCACTGCTGGTTTGCAGGACAGAGTTGTTCAG GTCTATGAAGGTTTAGTCTACATGGATTTCAGCAAGAAGCTCATGGAGGAGCAGGGCTACG GGAATTATGTTTCCATGGACATGAGTAAGCTCCCATTGTTCTGGCTGGCCTACCTGAGTGACCCCAGTGACTCTGGACGCATCCACAGCAACATCCGACAGCGCTGGCTCAGCG GGGAACCTTTGGTCGTTGAGGCCATGAAGACTTTTGCTGAGCTGACTGATCAAGCGAG gACAGCTCTGCAGGACAGGGACTGGAGCCACCTGGCACAACTGATGGACCAGAACTTTGAGCTGAGGAG GTCTGTCTACACTGATGAGTGTCTGGGTCCGGGGAATCTCATGATGGTTCAGCTGGCGAGGCAG TTTGGCTCAGCAGTAAAGTTACCAGGTAGTGGGGGGGCTGTGGTGGGTCTCTGCCTGGACCAGGCGAGACTG GTGGAGATGAGGCAAGCTTTCCAGGAGGCAGGCTGTGTCTTCTGTGTCATCGCACCATACAACCCATCTGCTGGCGCTGTCGGTGGCCAACACTAA
- the usf1 gene encoding upstream stimulatory factor 1 isoform X1, with amino-acid sequence MKSQQKSPEPDGSVTVNEEGSVATAEDPAAIATIQSAATFTDQPIKYLFKTEGAGGQVTYRVIQVSDGQLEAQTDGAAAVSLVAGFPATSQTVTQAVFSQSEGLEGDGSTETQYTYYPATIADATTGTMVTTVQASDTLLGQTTPTGQLYVMMSPQEVLTGSNQRTIAPRTQPYIAKQEAPRASRDEKRRAQHNEVERRRRDKINNWIVQLSKAIPDCNVDYTKTGQSKGGILSKACEYIKELRQSNLKLGEDIGTLDRLRIDNQLLRQEVEDWKSKNQILRNLLRQHGIVGSSSTDPQ; translated from the exons ATGAAGAG CCAACAGAAAAGCCCCGAGCCTGATGGGAGTGTTACCGTCAACGAGGAAg GGTCCGTAGccactgcagaggatccagcaGCTATCGCCACCATTCAGTCTGCAGCCACCTTCACTGACCAACCCATCAAATATCTCTTCAAGACAGAAGGAGCAGGCGGGCAG gtgACCTATAGAGTGATCCAGGTGTCAGATGGCCAGCTGGAGGCTCAGAcagatggagctgcagcagtcagcCTGGTCGCTGGTTTCCCTGCAACCAGTCAGACTGTGACACAG GCTGTGTTCTCCCAGTCGGAGGGGTTGGAGGGAGACGGCAGCACTGAGACGCAGTACACATACTACCCCGCCACCATCGCAGATGCCACAACTGGCACCATGGTGACCACAGTTCAGGCTTCTGACACACTGCTGGGCCAGACTACACCCACAG GGCAGCTCTACGTGATGATGTCACCCCAGGAAGTTTTGACGGGATCCAATCAAAGGACAATCGCACCTCGTACTCAGCCATACATAGC AAAGCAGGAGGCTCCTCGGGCTTCCAGAGATGAGAAACGACGAGCCCAGCACAACGAAG TTGAGCGCCGGCGGAGGGACAAGATCAATAACTGGATTGTTCAGCTGTCAAAGGCCATCCCAGACTGTAACGTTGACTATACCAAGACAGGACAG agTAAAGGGGGAATCTTGTCCAAAGCCTGTGAGTACATCAAGGAACTCAGACAGAGTAACCTGAAGCTGGGGGAAGACATCGGCACTCTTGATCGTCTCAGGATTGACAACCAGCTGCTCAGACAAGAG GTGGAAGACTGGAAGTCCAAGAATCAGATCCTGAGGAACCTGCTGCGACAGCATGGTATTGTAGGATCATCCAGCACAGACCCCCAGTGA